In a single window of the Osmerus eperlanus chromosome 2, fOsmEpe2.1, whole genome shotgun sequence genome:
- the emc10 gene encoding ER membrane protein complex subunit 10 isoform X1: protein MAPSRLLPVILSILPATVILLCTDLACGNTGRRTGDVQDTDFSGFSVPLEHSFEVDDMPLFRTRGALLLKAAREPSVALSQNQLSEEDRTKLKEVAAVNGLYRIRVPRVSLQVDRQTDRQMEGYLTAFVRACSLVESHLSDVISLHTDVSGYLIGVSIVTIPGACRGAEVEEEVDLESFNTTLSVLGPVNAPPPETDLFIKRLDQEMEKRGKTPQEQKSFFAKYWMYIVPLVLFLMMSGAQDQSGGGAGGGAANGGGR from the exons ATGGCCCCTTCACGTTTGTTGCCTGTAATACTGTCAATTCTTCCAGCAACTGTCATTTTATTGTGCACAGACTTAGCATGTGGAAATACCGGTAGGAGG ACTGGCGATGTGCAGGACACAGACTTCAGTGGTTTCTCCGTGCCTCTAGAGCACTCATTCGAAGTTG ATGACATGCCTCTGTTCCGGACGCGTGGAGCGCTGCTATTAAAAGCTGCGAGGGAACCCAGTGTGGCCCTCTCTCAGAACCAGCTGTCTGAGGAGGACAGGACCAAACTGAAG GAGGTGGCAGCTGTGAATGGTCTGTACAGGATCAGGGTTCCCAGAGTGTCTCTGCAGgtcgacaggcagacagacagacagatggaaggATACCTCACAGCATTCGTCAGAGCA tgttccTTGGTTGAGTCCCACCTCAGTGACGTCATAAGCCTTCACACCGACGTGTCTGGATACTTGATTGGGGTTTCCATAGTGACCATCCCGGGGGCGTGTCGGGgggcagaggtggaggaggaagtggacctGGAGTCTTTTAATACAACACTGAGCGTCCTGGGACCAGTCAACGCTCCTCC GCCAGAGACGGATCTCTTTATCAAGCGCTTGGACCAGGaaatggagaagagagggaaaaccCCCCAGGAGCAGAAGTCCTTCTTTGCCAAATAT tgGATGTACATCGTGCCACTGGTCCTCTTCCTGATGATGTCAGGAGCCCAGGACCAGTCCGGGGGCGGAGCCGGGGGCGGGGCAGCCAATGGAGGAGGCCGATGA
- the emc10 gene encoding ER membrane protein complex subunit 10 isoform X2 — MAPSRLLPVILSILPATVILLCTDLACGNTGRRTGDVQDTDFSGFSVPLEHSFEVDDMPLFRTRGALLLKAAREPSVALSQNQLSEEDRTKLKEVAAVNGLYRIRVPRVSLQVDRQTDRQMEGYLTAFVRACSLVESHLSDVISLHTDVSGYLIGVSIVTIPGACRGAEVEEEVDLESFNTTLSVLGPVNAPPPETDLFIKRLDQEMEKRGKTPQEQKSFFAKYWYLILGGAVFLMATSAAQPPAGGDREQS; from the exons ATGGCCCCTTCACGTTTGTTGCCTGTAATACTGTCAATTCTTCCAGCAACTGTCATTTTATTGTGCACAGACTTAGCATGTGGAAATACCGGTAGGAGG ACTGGCGATGTGCAGGACACAGACTTCAGTGGTTTCTCCGTGCCTCTAGAGCACTCATTCGAAGTTG ATGACATGCCTCTGTTCCGGACGCGTGGAGCGCTGCTATTAAAAGCTGCGAGGGAACCCAGTGTGGCCCTCTCTCAGAACCAGCTGTCTGAGGAGGACAGGACCAAACTGAAG GAGGTGGCAGCTGTGAATGGTCTGTACAGGATCAGGGTTCCCAGAGTGTCTCTGCAGgtcgacaggcagacagacagacagatggaaggATACCTCACAGCATTCGTCAGAGCA tgttccTTGGTTGAGTCCCACCTCAGTGACGTCATAAGCCTTCACACCGACGTGTCTGGATACTTGATTGGGGTTTCCATAGTGACCATCCCGGGGGCGTGTCGGGgggcagaggtggaggaggaagtggacctGGAGTCTTTTAATACAACACTGAGCGTCCTGGGACCAGTCAACGCTCCTCC GCCAGAGACGGATCTCTTTATCAAGCGCTTGGACCAGGaaatggagaagagagggaaaaccCCCCAGGAGCAGAAGTCCTTCTTTGCCAAATAT TGGTATTTGATTCTTGGAGGCGCAGTGTTCCTCATGGCCACCAGTGCAGCACAGCCCccagcagggggagacagggagcagaGCTGA